GGCTTTTCATGGAAACGCACTGACTTTGCAGCGTCAGCACGGATTTCCTCGCCAGTTTCAATATAACCGTAGGCAGTACTTGGGCCGCTTGGCTTAACCCCGAAGGTGACAATCCATCCTTGGTTTGCAAGGTCCGTAGCACCAGAGACCATTGCACGAAATTCGTCAGCACCTGGAATGAAGTGGTCTGCTGGACAAAACAGCAGCAAATCATCGGGGCGTCCGTTAAAAGCCGCAGCCAAGCCCATTGCAGGCGCAGTATCGCGACCACAAGGTTCAAGAATCTGCGTAAGGTCATGCCCGGCTTTCTCTGTAATCTCTTGAACGAAAAACCGGTAGTCGTCCCCGCTCACAGCCAGCACTTCACCAAGCGGTGCAACTCTGTCAAGCGTGAGGTCAAATAAGGACTTTCCCTTGTAAAGAGGGATGAATTGTTTGGGCGACGCCTTGCGCGAGAGCGGCCAGAGCCTCGTCCCAGATCCGCCACACATAATGACAGGTTTGATGATCTTGTCTTCTCGCATATCTACGTTGCGCTTTCCGGTGATGCATCTTTGATAACCGATCCCGCTTATAGACCAGTTTTTGTTTTCCTTCCAACACCTCTATCGACTATCGGACAAACAAATCCGAGAAAATAGTCATGCGACCTGATTGATCAACGATTGCTTCAAGGGGCGTTGGGAGTTTTACCCATATAAGTTCAAGGTACTAATTAAGTTAACACCAACAAAAAACGCCCCGCATTCCTGCAGGGCGCTTTGCTTTATCGGTGATGCTTCGCCCAATGAGCCAAAGCATCAGAACATATGCTGACCGCCATTGATCGACAGGCAGGAGCCGGTGATGAAGCCGGAATTCGGGCCGCAGAGATAGAGGATCGCCTGGGCGATTTCATCGGCCTCGCCCAGTCGTCCGACCGGGATTTTGGAAATGATGCCTTCAAGCACATTTTCCGGAACGGCTGCCACCATGTCGGTATTGATATAGCCCGGTGCGATGGTGTTGACCGTAATGCCTTTACGCGCGACTTCCTGGGCCAGTGCCTTGGTAAAGCCGTGCACGCCTGCCTTGGCAGCGGAATAGTTGGTCTGGCCCAACTGACCGGCCTGCCCGTTGATCGAGGAAATATTGACGACACGGCCAAAGCCGCGTGCACGCATGCCTTCAAGGACCGGTTTGGTCATGTAAAAGAGCGAGCTCAGGTTGGTGTCGATCACTGCGTTCCATTGCTCGGTCTCCATCTTGTGCATGAAACCGTCGCGGGTGATGCCGGCATTGTTGATCAGAATATCAATCGGGCCGACTTCGGCTTCGACCTTGGCGATGCCAGCGGCACACGCATCGGCGTCGGCCACACTCCATTTATAGGTCGCAATGCCGGTTTCGTCGGTGAAGGCCTTGGCGGCCTCGTCATTGCCAGCATAGTTCGCCACAACGGTGTAGCCCGCGTCCTTGAGTGACAGACTGATTGCCTTGCCGATCCCGCGTGTTCCACCGGTTACCAGTGCTGTTTTTGTCATGGTCGCCTCCCTAAACTTCGTTCATCAAACGTGTCATCATCGCGATTTCCGTAGCTTGCCCTTCTACGACTTGCGTAACTTTAATCCATAAATTGCGTTATATACGTAACTTTATTACTTCTCCATCCTCGAATTCTACAAAAGCGCTTAGTCTTTCGTCGCACTGCAGCAAATTCTGCATCAACGCAAACGGGGCATCCCCATCAAGAGGACGCCCCGCATATGTTATTTGCCGGCAAAAGGTCGCTTAGCGTTCAACGCAAAGCGCAACCCCCATACCGCCACCAATGCAGAGCGTCGCCAGACCTTTTTTGGCATCGCGTTTCTGCATTTCGTGCAGCAATGTGGTGAACACACGGGCGCCGGATGCACCGATCGGATGGCCAAGCGCAATCGCACCACCATTGACGTTCACCTTGTCGGTATCCCAGCCCATGTCGCGGTTAACCGCAATCGCCTGGGCGGCGAAGGCTTCGTTGGCTTCGATCAGGTCAAGGTCGGCTGCCGACCAGCCGGCCTTTTCAAGCGCCTTCTTCGACGCCGGGATCGGGCCGGAACCCATGATCGCCGGATCAACACCGGCCGTCGCCCAGCTTTTGATCGTCGCAAGCGGGGTCAGGCCACGCTTGGAGGCCTCAGCCGCCGACATAACAACAAGGGCGGCCGCCCCATCATTGATGCCCGATGCGTTACCAGCGGTCACCGTGCCTTCCTTATCGAAAGCCGGGCGCAGTTTGGCCATGCCGTCGACGGTGGCACCGTGACGCGGATATTCGTCAGCATCAAAGATGGTTTCACCCTTGCGATGCGCGATGGTGACAGGCGCAATTTCATCATTGAAGCGACCGGCTTTCTGGGCGGCCTCGGCCTTGTTCTGGGAGGCGGCGGCGAATTCATCCTGCTCTTCGCGGGAGATGCCCCATTTCTTGGCAATGTTTTCTGCCGTGTTGCCCATGTGATAGCCGTTGAACGCACACCACAGGCCGTCCTTGATCATGCTGTCGATGAATTTGACATCGCCCATTTTGTGCCCGGCGCGCAGATGCGCGACATGGGTTGAAAGCGACATGTTTTCCTGACCACCGGCAACGACGATGTTGGCGTCCCCCGTCATGATCTGCTGTGCCGCAAGGGCGACGGTGCGCAGGCCCGAACCGCAAACCTGGTTGATCAGAAACGCGGTTGTACGATCAGAGATGCCCGCACCGATGGCGGCCTGGCGTGCCGGGTTCTGACCCTGACCACCTGTCAGGACCTGACCAAGGATCACTTCGTCAACAGCATCGCCTTCGACACCTGCGCGTTCGAGTGCAGCCTTGATGGCAATAGCACCCAGATCGTGCGCCGGTGTATTGGCCAGCGTGCCACTGAATGCGCCGATTGGTGTCCGTGCGGCA
Above is a window of Thalassospira sp. ER-Se-21-Dark DNA encoding:
- the phbB gene encoding acetoacetyl-CoA reductase, encoding MTKTALVTGGTRGIGKAISLSLKDAGYTVVANYAGNDEAAKAFTDETGIATYKWSVADADACAAGIAKVEAEVGPIDILINNAGITRDGFMHKMETEQWNAVIDTNLSSLFYMTKPVLEGMRARGFGRVVNISSINGQAGQLGQTNYSAAKAGVHGFTKALAQEVARKGITVNTIAPGYINTDMVAAVPENVLEGIISKIPVGRLGEADEIAQAILYLCGPNSGFITGSCLSINGGQHMF
- a CDS encoding acetyl-CoA C-acetyltransferase, whose amino-acid sequence is MTDVVIVGAARTPIGAFSGTLANTPAHDLGAIAIKAALERAGVEGDAVDEVILGQVLTGGQGQNPARQAAIGAGISDRTTAFLINQVCGSGLRTVALAAQQIMTGDANIVVAGGQENMSLSTHVAHLRAGHKMGDVKFIDSMIKDGLWCAFNGYHMGNTAENIAKKWGISREEQDEFAAASQNKAEAAQKAGRFNDEIAPVTIAHRKGETIFDADEYPRHGATVDGMAKLRPAFDKEGTVTAGNASGINDGAAALVVMSAAEASKRGLTPLATIKSWATAGVDPAIMGSGPIPASKKALEKAGWSAADLDLIEANEAFAAQAIAVNRDMGWDTDKVNVNGGAIALGHPIGASGARVFTTLLHEMQKRDAKKGLATLCIGGGMGVALCVER